One Candidatus Brocadia sp. genomic region harbors:
- a CDS encoding HAMP domain-containing protein codes for MFKPTKSKLSIFFLVLTFLPLLVMRLVVYPITFHALQDEIIKNLEGAVQKQTELIAKWMEERTADAQFIANNPFVLIALQSFTTENTEHAELFKYLDTIKYFDYLWKEYGGKEVFIADHKGVVRIASRKGLVGVNISTKDYFRSAMNGALFTSSIVPSDVPVENEAGISEVGVPTMLVSAPIKDKSNSVVGTVTLRIGASGINKMMQNVHIGVTGETYLIDGHGYMLTESRFTEDLKSRQRIKKRSALELKVTDSGTNNLTRGVRECLKGSEGFDANGYTDYRGVTVLGFWKWMPDYGWGVIAEIDVNEGYGNLYELRNYVLLIFGMVAMGVIIVSFFLSKKISAPIYHIIETAKTIANGSYKTRVSYTSSDEIGELAGAINKMAETLEARSQMIKSQTDEKGM; via the coding sequence ATGTTCAAGCCTACAAAGAGTAAACTGAGTATTTTTTTTCTGGTCTTAACGTTTCTTCCTTTGCTTGTCATGCGATTGGTAGTTTACCCCATTACCTTTCATGCCTTACAAGATGAAATTATCAAAAACCTGGAAGGGGCGGTACAAAAACAGACAGAACTGATTGCCAAATGGATGGAAGAGCGTACGGCTGATGCTCAGTTCATCGCAAATAATCCCTTTGTCCTTATTGCACTCCAATCGTTTACTACGGAAAACACTGAACATGCGGAATTATTCAAATATCTGGATACAATCAAATACTTTGATTATCTATGGAAGGAGTACGGAGGGAAAGAGGTATTTATTGCAGATCATAAAGGTGTTGTAAGGATTGCATCCAGAAAGGGACTGGTGGGCGTAAATATTTCAACAAAGGACTATTTTCGGTCTGCTATGAATGGAGCCCTATTTACTTCGAGCATCGTACCTTCTGATGTTCCTGTTGAAAATGAGGCCGGTATATCCGAAGTCGGTGTGCCCACCATGCTGGTTTCTGCGCCAATAAAGGATAAGTCGAATTCTGTTGTGGGAACGGTGACACTCAGAATAGGCGCCTCCGGGATCAACAAGATGATGCAAAATGTCCATATTGGGGTAACAGGGGAAACCTATTTGATTGACGGACATGGATACATGCTGACGGAGTCCCGGTTTACTGAAGACTTGAAGAGCAGGCAGCGAATAAAAAAGCGGTCTGCCCTGGAATTGAAAGTTACCGATTCAGGCACAAATAATTTAACCAGGGGAGTTCGTGAATGCCTGAAAGGTTCGGAAGGGTTTGATGCCAATGGCTATACCGATTACCGGGGCGTAACTGTATTGGGATTCTGGAAATGGATGCCAGATTACGGATGGGGCGTGATTGCCGAGATTGATGTCAATGAAGGCTACGGGAACCTTTACGAATTACGAAATTATGTCTTGCTCATCTTCGGGATGGTTGCAATGGGAGTTATTATTGTATCCTTTTTTTTGAGCAAAAAAATTTCTGCACCGATTTATCACATTATAGAAACAGCAAAAACAATTGCCAATGGCAGTTACAAAACGAGGGTCTCTTACACATCAAGTGATGAGATTGGTGAGCTTGCAGGCGCTATAAATAAGATGGCAGAGACTCTGGAGGCAAGGTCTCAAATGATAAAGTCTCAGACCGATGAAAAGGGCATGTGA
- the lhgO gene encoding L-2-hydroxyglutarate oxidase: MITTDILIVGGGIVGISIAKELTSRYPDLNITLIEKEATVACHASGRNSGVLHAGFYYTPDSLKAKFTVEGNRLLTDYCLKHNLTINRCGKIVVAKDEKELEGIFELKRRGDKNGVELEIVDEKRFTELEPNARTFDKALYSPTTSVVNPSEVVEHIAQNLKGNVKILLKEKFIKRDDVSTVSTNTQKIKFKHLINSAGLYADKIAHQFGIGQKYTLIPFKGLYLEYKDSTLIRKHIYPVPNLKNPFLGVHFTITAAGKVKIGPTSIPAFWRENYQGLSNFSLNEFFEVLFHEAKLFVTNAFNFRSLAFEEMKKHYRNYFIQQALHLVKKIDTKNFGNYLNPGIRAQLLDTETLKLVMDFVVEHGENSIHILNAVSPAFTSAFSFSKFIVDEVEKRMGLKTTL; the protein is encoded by the coding sequence ATGATAACAACCGATATATTAATCGTTGGAGGTGGAATTGTAGGTATTTCCATTGCCAAAGAGCTAACGAGCAGGTATCCAGATTTAAATATTACATTGATAGAAAAAGAAGCCACGGTGGCATGTCATGCAAGTGGAAGAAATAGCGGGGTACTTCATGCCGGTTTTTATTATACACCTGACAGTCTCAAGGCAAAATTTACCGTAGAAGGAAATAGGCTTTTAACCGATTATTGTTTAAAGCATAATCTTACCATAAATAGATGCGGAAAAATTGTAGTCGCAAAGGATGAAAAGGAACTCGAAGGTATTTTTGAGCTAAAAAGGCGTGGAGATAAAAATGGTGTAGAACTAGAGATAGTAGATGAAAAAAGATTTACAGAACTTGAACCAAATGCCAGGACTTTTGATAAGGCCTTATATTCACCGACAACTTCAGTCGTAAATCCCTCCGAAGTTGTCGAACATATCGCTCAGAATTTAAAAGGAAATGTAAAAATCTTACTTAAAGAAAAGTTTATAAAAAGAGACGATGTCTCCACAGTGAGTACGAATACACAAAAAATAAAATTTAAACATTTAATCAATTCAGCAGGCTTATACGCTGATAAAATAGCCCATCAATTTGGGATCGGGCAAAAATACACCTTAATTCCTTTCAAAGGTCTATACCTGGAATACAAAGACAGTACTTTAATTCGCAAACATATCTATCCTGTACCCAATTTAAAAAATCCATTCCTTGGTGTCCATTTTACCATAACTGCGGCCGGGAAAGTTAAGATAGGCCCAACATCAATTCCTGCCTTCTGGAGGGAAAATTATCAAGGCCTTTCGAATTTTAGCCTGAATGAATTCTTTGAAGTGTTATTTCATGAGGCAAAGCTTTTTGTCACCAATGCCTTCAATTTTAGGAGTTTAGCCTTTGAAGAAATGAAAAAACATTACCGGAATTATTTTATACAGCAGGCGTTACATTTAGTAAAAAAGATAGACACAAAGAATTTCGGCAACTACCTGAACCCAGGCATACGGGCACAATTATTAGACACAGAAACCCTGAAATTAGTGATGGATTTTGTCGTCGAACACGGGGAAAATTCCATACACATATTAAATGCTGTTTCACCGGCATTTACCTCAGCCTTTTCGTTTAGTAAATTTATTGTTGATGAAGTGGAAAAGAGAATGGGACTTAAAACTACACTGTAG
- a CDS encoding EAL domain-containing protein codes for MSELYDQSKIEVSQRTIEFFETLLRASTDGIVITDVTHNIIVVNEAFCDFFGKHRCEVLETNLFLWLEQISSDGPKRWVEMENRVHVEGSCHDVEFVLTSCNGVRYLSVNVSFIERVGTEDAGVIMSIWRDITEQKRTIELAERMRLTTFVKDVSIALTRGSTLQEILCYCAEAVVNHLGAAFARIWTLNEKENVLELQASAGMYTHVNGFHSRIPFGKFEIGRIARERKSHLTNSVIDDPDVSDKNWAKREGMVSFAGYPLIIGNHLIGVMVMFSRNLLTEFTLKALASVADIIALGIVHKQNQEELIKSESRFKAIFNSANDGILMVDVETKRLYTGNKKICRMLGYTMEELEKLTVMDIHPREALSQVMDEFEKYSKSENTFARDMPVKRKDNSIFYVDINSSLITIAGKTYLMGIFRDITERKQSEEKIKHIAFHDPLTNLSNRLLFNDRLTLAIAQAHRTKEKLAVMFLDLDRFKIINDTMGHTFGDQLLYRIAEKLRKCVREGDTVARLGGDEFSLLITGITRVEDVHNIARKILNVFKQKWVIDRHELYATASIGVALYPDNGKDVETLLKNADIAMYDAKEQGRNNYQFFIPAMHVKSFKRMTMETELRRALNRREFVVYYQPQMDINTGQIIGMEALVRWQHPDRGIISPPEFLSYAEDTRLIVSLDELVLQTACTQNKAWQDAGFQPICVAVNLSAHTFQEQNLLEKVQSILEKTGLDPQLLGLEITESIAMQDIETTIQKVKSLSGLGIQIAIDDFGEGFSSLRYLKMFPINKLKFSPYFVRDIVKNNDDKAIVASVIAMAQSLKFKVIAEGVETDDQLSLLKQLQCDEVQGYLFCKPLPAEMLERKMAQDKVCMARDNKESSNLFSTPLVIF; via the coding sequence ATGAGTGAACTGTATGATCAAAGCAAAATTGAGGTATCACAGCGGACAATTGAATTTTTTGAAACGCTGCTGCGTGCATCGACCGATGGGATTGTTATTACTGACGTAACGCACAATATCATAGTAGTCAACGAGGCATTTTGCGATTTCTTTGGGAAGCACCGATGTGAGGTGCTCGAAACAAACTTATTCCTCTGGTTAGAGCAGATTAGTTCCGATGGGCCAAAACGCTGGGTTGAAATGGAGAATCGCGTTCACGTCGAAGGTTCGTGCCATGATGTAGAGTTTGTTTTAACGTCATGCAATGGGGTAAGATACCTCAGCGTTAATGTTTCTTTTATTGAGAGGGTTGGAACTGAGGATGCTGGTGTCATTATGAGCATCTGGCGAGATATAACAGAACAGAAGCGAACGATTGAATTGGCGGAACGGATGCGTCTGACTACATTTGTCAAAGATGTAAGCATTGCGCTTACCAGGGGTAGCACTTTACAGGAAATTTTATGCTATTGTGCAGAGGCAGTAGTTAATCATCTTGGTGCAGCGTTTGCGCGTATCTGGACACTTAACGAAAAAGAAAATGTTTTGGAATTGCAGGCCAGTGCCGGTATGTATACTCACGTAAACGGTTTCCATAGCCGAATACCGTTTGGCAAATTCGAGATCGGGCGTATTGCCCGGGAGCGCAAATCCCATCTGACAAACTCTGTTATTGATGATCCGGATGTTAGTGACAAGAATTGGGCTAAACGGGAGGGAATGGTCTCCTTTGCCGGATATCCTCTGATTATAGGGAATCATCTGATCGGCGTTATGGTCATGTTTTCCCGTAATCTTCTTACCGAATTTACACTCAAGGCACTGGCATCAGTTGCAGATATAATCGCCCTTGGCATTGTTCACAAACAAAATCAGGAGGAGCTCATTAAATCGGAAAGTAGATTTAAGGCCATATTTAACAGCGCAAATGACGGAATACTCATGGTAGATGTGGAGACCAAAAGACTCTATACGGGGAATAAAAAGATTTGCCGGATGCTGGGTTATACCATGGAAGAGCTGGAAAAACTCACAGTTATGGATATTCATCCCAGGGAAGCTTTATCTCAAGTAATGGATGAGTTTGAAAAGTACTCGAAAAGTGAAAATACATTTGCCAGAGATATGCCGGTGAAAAGAAAAGACAACAGTATTTTTTATGTTGATATTAACTCGTCACTGATAACCATTGCAGGAAAAACATATTTGATGGGTATTTTCAGGGATATCACCGAGCGCAAACAATCTGAAGAAAAAATCAAACACATAGCCTTTCACGATCCCCTTACCAACTTGTCCAACAGATTATTGTTCAATGATCGTCTTACTCTAGCGATAGCTCAGGCACATCGTACGAAAGAAAAGCTGGCCGTAATGTTTCTTGACCTGGACAGGTTCAAGATTATTAACGATACAATGGGACATACCTTTGGAGACCAGTTGCTGTACCGTATTGCTGAAAAACTGAGGAAATGTGTACGTGAAGGGGATACTGTTGCCCGACTTGGCGGTGATGAATTCTCTTTGCTGATAACAGGAATTACTCGCGTGGAAGATGTGCACAATATTGCGCGTAAAATCCTCAATGTCTTCAAACAGAAGTGGGTGATCGATAGACACGAACTCTATGCTACCGCAAGTATCGGGGTAGCCCTCTATCCCGATAACGGTAAAGATGTTGAGACACTGCTGAAGAATGCCGATATTGCCATGTATGATGCCAAGGAGCAGGGAAGAAACAACTATCAGTTTTTCATTCCGGCAATGCATGTCAAATCTTTTAAAAGGATGACGATGGAGACAGAGCTCCGCCGGGCACTGAATCGCAGGGAATTTGTAGTATACTATCAACCTCAAATGGACATTAATACCGGACAAATAATTGGTATGGAAGCATTGGTACGATGGCAGCACCCTGATCGTGGGATTATTTCTCCGCCAGAGTTTCTCTCGTATGCGGAAGACACAAGGCTGATTGTTTCTTTAGATGAATTGGTGTTGCAAACCGCCTGTACACAAAACAAGGCATGGCAAGATGCCGGATTTCAGCCTATATGCGTGGCTGTAAACCTTTCAGCGCATACGTTTCAGGAGCAAAACTTGTTGGAAAAAGTACAGTCAATACTGGAAAAAACAGGTTTAGATCCTCAGTTACTAGGACTTGAAATTACGGAAAGTATAGCTATGCAAGATATTGAAACTACTATTCAGAAAGTAAAAAGTTTGAGCGGCTTGGGGATTCAAATCGCTATTGACGATTTTGGTGAGGGTTTTTCTTCTTTACGTTATCTCAAGATGTTCCCTATCAACAAGCTTAAATTTAGTCCGTATTTTGTTCGAGATATCGTGAAAAATAATGATGATAAGGCGATCGTGGCATCTGTAATTGCTATGGCACAGAGCCTGAAATTCAAGGTTATTGCTGAAGGGGTTGAGACTGATGACCAACTCTCATTACTCAAACAACTGCAATGTGATGAGGTTCAAGGATATTTATTCTGTAAACCCTTGCCTGCCGAAATGCTTGAACGGAAAATGGCGCAGGATAAAGTATGCATGGCTCGTGATAATAAAGAGTCATCAAATTTATTTTCCACTCCTTTGGTGATCTTTTAG
- a CDS encoding nitrate reductase catalytic subunit — MAIQWKKSTCPYCGFGCGLMVGFEERKIIKVQGMKGHPVNDGDICALPANYPPLFTTKGRLARPMIRRNDELVPAGWDEVFEHVANGFNRIIREHGPDSIAFFGGAACFNEEYYLINKLMKGAIGSNNVESTARLCMASTAMGFISTLGADAPPTCYSDIEDADLFFIAGNNMAVSLPVLFRRIYSARKKNAAKIIVVDPRRTETASIADIHLQLRPGTDVALNNAIAHVLLEEGLINKEFVKHYTSGFSDLKEKVGKYHPSLVAQITGCPENQIYEAARIIGKAKTMLTFWFQGYNQSPQAVFKNNTLHNLSLLTGDFCRPGAGPLSITGEANTMGCRWVGALSHLLPGMRMITNLRHRQEIAEFWGIPAEKIQPTPGHSIIEIIHGLHSGKVRALWVMSSNPAASLPHTRWVEEGLSKAELLVVQDIFHPTETTLLADVILAGAQWCEKTGTLISSERRVELTEKIVEPPGVAKSDCEIIWMIARAMGFHKEFPYASPEEVFEEWRGISRGRMCDMSGVSYNRLRDKIGPQLPCPEADHPGTPRLFTDLRFSRPDGRAALLARDYREPAEMADNEYPFVLITGRLACHFNTGTRTSRVASLNNVAPDNLVEIHPVDAAHLGIAEGDAVEISSRQGNVKGVASVRDRVLAGTVYMNFHYGSASAAGNDKLANLVCNPIYDIHSKQPEFKYCAVKVTKIVYTDDKGLL, encoded by the coding sequence ATGGCCATTCAATGGAAGAAATCAACCTGCCCTTACTGTGGCTTCGGCTGTGGCCTGATGGTGGGGTTCGAAGAACGAAAGATTATTAAAGTCCAGGGAATGAAGGGTCATCCCGTTAACGACGGGGACATTTGTGCATTGCCTGCCAATTACCCACCACTTTTCACTACAAAGGGAAGGTTGGCCCGGCCAATGATTCGCCGTAATGATGAGTTAGTACCTGCAGGCTGGGATGAGGTTTTTGAGCATGTAGCGAACGGGTTCAACCGAATCATCAGGGAACACGGCCCAGATTCAATCGCATTCTTTGGTGGTGCGGCTTGTTTTAACGAAGAGTACTACCTCATAAACAAACTCATGAAAGGGGCTATTGGTTCTAATAATGTGGAAAGTACTGCCCGTTTGTGCATGGCGAGTACGGCAATGGGATTTATTTCTACTCTCGGTGCCGATGCGCCACCCACTTGTTATTCCGACATTGAAGATGCCGATCTGTTCTTTATTGCAGGCAATAATATGGCAGTATCATTACCTGTTTTATTCAGACGTATTTACTCCGCAAGGAAGAAAAATGCCGCAAAGATTATTGTCGTTGATCCTCGAAGAACAGAGACCGCCTCGATAGCTGATATCCATCTTCAGCTCAGACCAGGTACGGACGTTGCCCTGAATAATGCCATTGCTCATGTGCTTTTGGAAGAGGGTCTTATTAATAAAGAATTTGTAAAACATTATACTTCTGGATTTAGTGATCTCAAAGAAAAGGTGGGAAAATACCATCCGTCTCTTGTTGCTCAGATTACCGGTTGTCCGGAGAATCAAATTTACGAGGCCGCACGGATCATTGGGAAAGCGAAAACGATGTTAACCTTTTGGTTCCAGGGTTACAACCAATCGCCACAAGCAGTTTTCAAAAATAACACTCTGCATAATTTATCATTGTTGACAGGTGATTTTTGTCGTCCCGGAGCAGGTCCACTCTCAATCACAGGCGAAGCTAACACCATGGGCTGTCGCTGGGTTGGGGCGCTATCACATCTTCTGCCAGGCATGCGAATGATTACCAATCTCAGGCACAGGCAAGAGATAGCCGAATTTTGGGGCATTCCAGCCGAAAAAATTCAGCCTACACCTGGTCACTCAATCATTGAAATTATTCATGGTCTCCATTCTGGTAAAGTGCGCGCGCTATGGGTCATGTCTTCCAATCCAGCGGCATCCCTTCCCCATACGCGATGGGTGGAAGAAGGACTTTCAAAGGCGGAACTCCTTGTTGTTCAGGACATATTTCATCCCACCGAAACGACACTGCTGGCAGACGTAATCCTCGCTGGCGCCCAGTGGTGCGAAAAGACAGGTACGCTTATTTCTTCGGAAAGGCGTGTTGAACTGACAGAAAAGATTGTTGAACCGCCTGGAGTGGCAAAGTCTGATTGTGAGATCATCTGGATGATAGCCAGAGCAATGGGATTTCACAAAGAATTTCCTTATGCCTCACCAGAAGAAGTATTCGAGGAATGGAGGGGAATCTCACGCGGGCGTATGTGTGATATGAGCGGTGTGAGTTACAACCGTCTCCGTGATAAAATAGGTCCTCAACTGCCCTGTCCGGAAGCTGATCACCCTGGTACGCCGAGGTTATTTACTGATCTGCGATTTTCCAGACCGGACGGTCGCGCTGCACTCCTTGCCCGTGATTACAGGGAGCCAGCAGAAATGGCAGACAATGAATATCCCTTTGTTCTTATTACCGGGCGTCTTGCCTGTCACTTCAATACGGGTACCCGTACCAGTCGTGTTGCTAGTCTTAATAATGTTGCGCCGGATAATTTGGTAGAGATTCACCCGGTTGATGCTGCCCATCTTGGAATTGCTGAAGGTGACGCGGTTGAGATATCTTCACGTCAGGGCAATGTCAAAGGAGTTGCCTCTGTCAGAGATCGTGTACTTGCTGGCACGGTCTACATGAATTTCCATTATGGCAGTGCATCTGCCGCAGGCAATGATAAACTTGCGAACCTTGTCTGTAACCCGATTTACGATATTCATTCAAAGCAACCGGAATTCAAGTACTGTGCAGTTAAGGTAACTAAAATTGTATACACCGATGACAAAGGATTGTTATGA
- a CDS encoding DUF362 domain-containing protein → MIIIKSRLFYKIGVSIFLFLKLRWRDLFKLLLAKPKTKVPNRNHIQNIFKEENKALVSIVQGDDIYAMLRKGLELLGGLEKLDIQGKTVLIKPNIVNRYPSPANTNPLLIKYLTKLLHESGASKIFVGDMSAIYALPTKKNAMKSGIWEVIQTEEVTFVPFEDHGWVEVEIPNGRFVKNAIVSEIIYHVDRVINVPVIKTHSFANYSISLKNFIGAIHAQQRPYFIAPEFWDEVVAELNVAYTPHLNILDGTKIFIKKGPTRGTVASPNLIAITGDRIAADVVGLSIIKAFGGEEKISNKSVWEQRQVKRAIELHLGVSSSSELKIVSRCLGTNKPNYEKLIKEIQHYLNKQT, encoded by the coding sequence ATGATCATTATCAAATCCCGGCTTTTCTACAAAATCGGTGTATCAATTTTCCTCTTTTTAAAACTTCGATGGAGGGACCTTTTCAAACTTCTTTTAGCAAAACCAAAGACAAAAGTACCAAATCGCAACCACATCCAGAACATTTTCAAGGAGGAGAATAAGGCACTTGTCTCCATTGTTCAGGGTGATGATATTTATGCAATGCTGAGGAAAGGACTGGAACTCCTGGGTGGATTGGAAAAGTTAGATATTCAGGGCAAAACTGTCCTTATAAAACCCAATATCGTCAACCGTTATCCGAGCCCTGCCAATACAAATCCGCTACTCATAAAGTATCTCACAAAACTCCTGCACGAGTCCGGGGCTTCCAAAATATTTGTAGGTGATATGTCTGCAATATATGCGCTTCCAACGAAGAAAAATGCCATGAAATCAGGCATATGGGAGGTTATTCAAACAGAAGAAGTGACATTTGTCCCCTTTGAGGATCATGGATGGGTAGAGGTAGAAATACCCAATGGAAGATTCGTAAAAAATGCAATTGTATCAGAGATTATTTATCATGTTGATAGGGTTATCAACGTCCCTGTCATTAAGACTCATAGCTTTGCCAATTATTCCATATCACTCAAAAACTTCATTGGGGCTATTCATGCACAACAACGTCCTTACTTTATTGCACCTGAATTTTGGGACGAGGTCGTTGCTGAACTGAATGTAGCCTATACACCCCACCTCAATATTCTGGATGGAACAAAGATTTTTATAAAGAAGGGTCCTACGAGGGGAACTGTAGCCTCACCGAACCTTATTGCTATTACCGGAGACAGAATCGCGGCCGATGTCGTAGGACTGAGCATTATTAAAGCATTCGGAGGAGAGGAAAAAATCAGCAATAAAAGTGTGTGGGAACAACGGCAGGTTAAAAGGGCTATCGAACTGCATCTTGGTGTCAGTAGTTCTTCCGAGTTAAAAATTGTATCCAGGTGTCTCGGTACCAATAAACCCAATTATGAAAAACTTATTAAGGAGATCCAACACTATTTGAATAAACAAACATGA
- a CDS encoding DUF1566 domain-containing protein: protein MKEMLKPPNWSEKLDAASRFVLVLDDEAIYDKETGLVWEKSPDTTRRTWADAILYAYRKTVGGRKGWRLPTVEELASLVDPTQTFPALFLPGGHPFTNVQLDHYWSATIHANNTNFALTVSFQADFVSNDDRGSSDSLHYVWCVRGGYGYDGQELPPIPQI, encoded by the coding sequence ATGAAAGAGATGCTCAAACCACCCAACTGGAGTGAGAAGCTTGATGCCGCTAGCCGGTTTGTATTGGTATTGGATGATGAGGCCATATATGACAAGGAGACAGGACTCGTCTGGGAGAAATCTCCGGATACAACACGGAGAACTTGGGCTGATGCTATTTTATATGCCTATCGAAAAACGGTGGGTGGTCGTAAAGGATGGCGACTGCCTACGGTGGAAGAATTGGCAAGCCTGGTGGATCCAACACAGACTTTTCCTGCCTTGTTCTTGCCAGGCGGCCATCCCTTTACAAATGTGCAGTTAGACCACTATTGGTCTGCTACTATCCATGCCAACAATACCAATTTCGCATTAACCGTGAGCTTCCAAGCTGACTTTGTGAGTAACGACGATAGAGGCAGCAGCGACAGCCTCCATTATGTATGGTGTGTGCGAGGAGGATACGGGTATGATGGTCAGGAACTTCCACCGATACCACAAATATAA
- the cobK gene encoding precorrin-6A reductase, whose translation MILVLSGTEEGKEIVRRLHEERLGILTTVATQYGKKMFEQMGLENVCLQGRLDAKGFSRLIKEKGIDIVVDATHPYAIEVSQNAMDACKKTNTRYLRFERQGIEIPTHPLIHKVKTMAEAVDKSGTLGKKIFLTTGISSVSKFILLKDEKELYVRILPVPEHIVSCLDMGIPPTHIIAMHGPFSEDLNRAMFRQYHINTVVTKDSGEAGGVLEKIHAALKEGIDTIVLERPQLEFPQKYSSIDELINMVKIP comes from the coding sequence ATGATCCTTGTGCTATCAGGTACAGAAGAAGGCAAAGAGATTGTCAGAAGGCTTCATGAAGAGAGATTGGGCATCCTGACAACTGTTGCAACGCAATACGGCAAAAAGATGTTTGAACAGATGGGCTTGGAAAACGTTTGCCTGCAAGGTCGTTTGGATGCAAAGGGATTTTCCCGGTTAATCAAAGAAAAGGGAATAGACATTGTAGTGGATGCTACTCATCCCTATGCGATAGAGGTGTCTCAGAATGCCATGGATGCCTGCAAAAAAACCAATACCCGATATCTCCGTTTTGAAAGGCAGGGGATAGAAATTCCAACACATCCTTTGATCCACAAGGTTAAAACAATGGCGGAGGCTGTAGATAAGTCCGGGACACTCGGAAAAAAAATATTTCTGACGACAGGTATATCGAGCGTCTCCAAATTTATCCTCCTGAAGGATGAAAAGGAATTGTATGTGCGTATCCTCCCTGTGCCCGAACACATTGTTTCATGTCTGGATATGGGGATTCCGCCAACCCACATTATTGCCATGCATGGCCCGTTTTCAGAGGATCTGAACCGGGCGATGTTCAGACAGTATCACATTAATACGGTGGTAACTAAAGACAGTGGGGAGGCAGGAGGGGTACTGGAAAAAATTCATGCGGCACTTAAAGAAGGAATAGATACCATAGTCCTCGAGCGCCCTCAACTAGAATTTCCCCAAAAATACTCGTCTATTGATGAGTTGATAAATATGGTTAAAATACCATAG
- a CDS encoding replication-associated recombination protein A: MIKKPPLADRIRPRSLEEFVGQEHLVGPNKILRRLVDNKELISLIFWGPPGVGKTTLASIVAQATDAHFVAFSAVLSGVKDIREVIEDARNQLKYYSKKTILFVDEIHRFNKAQQDAFLHQVEDGTITLIGATTENPSFEVNAPLLSRCKVLVLEQLTEDHIKTIMTNAVRDKERGLGCLNVEIHNDAFAFIADFSHGDARVALNTLEASVMLVKPNQEGKRIVTVEIAQEAMQRKALLYDKGGEEHYNVISAFIKSMRGSDPDAALYWLARMLDAGEDPLFIARRMIIFASEDIGNADPAALQLAVATKDAFHFVGLPEGWIPLAQCVTYLACAPKSNASYMAYFGALRDVKEKGALAVPFHIRNAPTKLMKDLGYGMGYKYPHSFGGYVEQAYLPDELRGREYYKPTDNGFDKVIKERLALYKRERKQ; encoded by the coding sequence ATGATAAAAAAGCCACCACTGGCCGATCGTATCAGACCACGAAGTTTGGAGGAGTTCGTGGGTCAGGAGCACCTCGTTGGGCCCAATAAAATACTGCGGAGATTGGTGGACAATAAGGAATTGATCTCTTTGATCTTCTGGGGACCTCCGGGGGTCGGGAAGACAACGCTGGCTTCAATTGTCGCCCAGGCAACTGATGCCCATTTTGTCGCCTTTTCGGCGGTATTATCGGGGGTCAAGGATATTCGTGAGGTTATTGAAGATGCCAGGAATCAACTAAAATATTACAGCAAAAAAACTATCCTCTTCGTGGATGAGATTCACCGGTTCAACAAGGCCCAGCAGGATGCATTCCTGCATCAGGTAGAGGATGGCACTATTACCTTAATTGGTGCTACAACAGAAAATCCTTCCTTCGAGGTCAATGCCCCCCTCTTATCACGCTGCAAGGTGTTGGTGCTGGAACAACTTACTGAAGACCATATCAAGACCATTATGACAAATGCCGTACGGGATAAGGAGCGAGGTCTTGGATGTTTGAATGTGGAAATTCATAATGATGCCTTTGCTTTTATTGCAGATTTTTCTCACGGAGATGCACGTGTGGCATTAAATACCCTTGAGGCATCTGTTATGCTGGTAAAACCCAACCAGGAGGGAAAAAGGATTGTAACGGTAGAAATTGCCCAGGAAGCCATGCAAAGGAAAGCACTCCTCTACGATAAAGGTGGAGAAGAACATTATAACGTAATTTCTGCCTTCATTAAATCTATGCGGGGGAGCGACCCTGATGCAGCACTTTATTGGCTGGCGCGGATGCTTGATGCCGGGGAGGATCCGCTCTTTATTGCCCGCCGTATGATTATATTTGCTTCAGAGGATATTGGAAATGCAGACCCTGCAGCTCTTCAGTTGGCCGTGGCAACCAAGGATGCCTTTCATTTTGTGGGATTGCCGGAGGGATGGATACCTTTGGCTCAGTGCGTGACCTATCTTGCGTGTGCACCCAAGAGCAATGCCTCCTACATGGCCTATTTCGGGGCATTGAGAGATGTGAAAGAGAAAGGTGCCTTGGCAGTACCCTTTCATATCCGTAATGCTCCCACGAAGTTGATGAAAGACCTTGGTTATGGGATGGGTTACAAGTACCCTCATAGTTTTGGAGGATACGTAGAACAGGCTTATCTGCCAGATGAACTTCGTGGCAGGGAATACTACAAACCAACGGACAACGGATTTGATAAAGTGATCAAAGAGCGGCTTGCACTTTATAAGAGAGAGCGCAAACAGTGA